The following are encoded in a window of Leptospira selangorensis genomic DNA:
- the sucD gene encoding succinate--CoA ligase subunit alpha yields the protein MAVLVDSNTRVVVQGITGKEGSFHATQMIEYGTSVVGGVTPGKGGQNVELAGKNVPVFNSLKDAIVKEGANASIIFVPPPFAADAILEGIFNEIPLVVCITEGIPTHDMLKVYSALRNSKTRLVGPNCPGVISPKYKVKMGIMPGFIHQAGNVGIVSRSGTLTYESVAQLTQHGLGQSTVIGIGGDPVPGMNHTEAVRLLNEDPETKGIVMIGEIGGTSEEEAAAYIKAHVKKPVVGFIAGQTAPPGKRMGHAGAIISGGMGTASSKMKAMQDAGISVCQSIAEVGEKMKKALG from the coding sequence ATGGCAGTATTAGTAGATAGCAATACAAGAGTTGTGGTTCAAGGGATTACCGGTAAAGAAGGTTCTTTCCACGCGACTCAAATGATAGAATACGGAACTAGCGTTGTAGGAGGAGTAACTCCTGGAAAAGGCGGGCAAAATGTAGAACTCGCCGGTAAAAACGTTCCTGTATTCAATAGTTTAAAAGACGCGATCGTTAAAGAAGGAGCAAATGCTTCTATCATTTTCGTTCCGCCTCCATTCGCAGCCGACGCGATCTTAGAAGGTATCTTCAATGAAATTCCTCTTGTGGTTTGTATCACAGAAGGAATTCCAACACATGATATGCTTAAGGTTTATAGCGCACTTCGTAATTCCAAAACCAGACTGGTTGGACCGAACTGCCCTGGTGTGATCTCTCCTAAATACAAAGTTAAAATGGGGATCATGCCTGGTTTTATTCACCAAGCAGGAAACGTAGGAATCGTTTCCCGTTCAGGAACCTTAACTTACGAATCAGTTGCACAGCTTACCCAACATGGTTTGGGACAATCCACTGTGATCGGTATCGGTGGAGACCCTGTTCCAGGAATGAATCACACGGAAGCAGTTAGACTTCTGAATGAAGATCCTGAAACTAAAGGTATCGTAATGATTGGAGAGATCGGCGGAACTTCAGAAGAAGAAGCTGCTGCTTATATCAAAGCTCATGTTAAAAAACCTGTAGTAGGATTTATCGCAGGCCAAACTGCACCTCCTGGAAAAAGGATGGGGCATGCTGGCGCGATCATCAGCGGAGGAATGGGAACAGCTTCTTCCAAGATGAAAGCTATGCAGGATGCAGGTATTTCTGTTTGCCAATCTATCGCCGAAGTCGGCGAAAAAATGAAAAAAGCATTAGGCTAA
- the sucC gene encoding ADP-forming succinate--CoA ligase subunit beta gives MKIHEYQAKEILRRHNAKVPFGVVIDKKEDGAKAHEEVSSKTGASVVVVKAQIHAGGRGKGGGVKVTKTKEDALAAVDKILGMQLITPQTGPEGKKVLKVYLEQGINIAKEFYLSVLLDRAIRKTIIMASTEGGMEIEEVAETHPEKILKIAVDPGIGLQPNQASQLAFDLGLPAESHKSFKALLTSVYNAYIKEDASLLEINPLILTKENEIIAGDCKIDLDENALYRHPENAAFRDVSEEDPLEVQASEYNINYVKLDGNIGCMVNGAGLAMATMDIVKLAGAEPANFLDVGGGANVTTVTNGFKLILGDPNVKGIFINIFGGIVRCDRVALGIIEAAKAVNINVPLVVRLKGTNAEEGKKILNESGLNIIGEEDLRTAAKKVADAIK, from the coding sequence ATGAAAATTCACGAGTACCAGGCCAAGGAAATCCTGAGACGCCATAACGCCAAAGTTCCTTTCGGCGTAGTAATTGATAAAAAAGAAGACGGTGCAAAAGCCCACGAAGAAGTTTCTTCCAAAACGGGAGCATCTGTTGTAGTCGTTAAAGCCCAAATCCACGCTGGTGGTAGAGGAAAAGGCGGCGGAGTTAAAGTTACCAAAACTAAAGAAGACGCATTAGCCGCCGTAGACAAGATCCTAGGCATGCAACTTATCACTCCTCAAACTGGACCTGAAGGTAAAAAAGTTTTAAAAGTTTATCTCGAGCAAGGGATCAATATCGCGAAGGAATTTTATTTAAGTGTATTATTAGATCGCGCGATCCGCAAAACAATCATCATGGCTTCCACTGAAGGTGGTATGGAGATTGAAGAAGTTGCGGAAACTCATCCTGAAAAAATCCTGAAGATCGCAGTAGATCCAGGTATCGGATTACAACCAAACCAAGCTTCTCAACTTGCTTTTGATCTTGGCCTTCCTGCCGAATCCCATAAGTCTTTTAAAGCTCTTCTTACTTCCGTTTATAATGCTTATATTAAAGAAGATGCATCTTTATTAGAGATCAACCCTTTGATCCTTACCAAAGAAAACGAGATCATTGCAGGTGACTGTAAGATCGACTTAGATGAGAACGCACTTTATCGCCATCCAGAAAACGCTGCTTTCAGAGACGTTTCCGAAGAAGATCCTTTAGAAGTACAAGCTAGCGAATACAATATCAACTACGTTAAGTTAGATGGAAACATCGGCTGTATGGTTAACGGTGCAGGTCTTGCAATGGCAACCATGGACATCGTTAAACTCGCTGGTGCCGAACCTGCAAACTTCCTAGACGTGGGCGGTGGAGCGAACGTTACTACTGTTACCAACGGATTCAAACTGATCCTGGGAGATCCAAACGTTAAAGGAATCTTCATCAATATCTTCGGAGGGATCGTTCGTTGTGACCGAGTTGCTCTGGGGATCATCGAAGCTGCTAAAGCAGTGAACATCAATGTTCCATTAGTAGTTCGTTTGAAAGGAACCAACGCGGAAGAAGGTAAAAAAATCCTGAACGAATCCGGTCTAAACATCATCGGAGAAGAGGATCTTCGCACCGCGGCTAAAAAAGTGGCAGATGCCATTAAATAA
- a CDS encoding sulfurtransferase, producing the protein MKVIYIGLVCLFLGTFVSCDSGGGDSNSALAVLAGFGNSIPVSSAADLTNESAASYDDNEWGLVTSSRLESWVSDWQNQKPSHISGKLVILQSSLANNFSGDTSGRSYVKPDNANGVYVYHLDDFQAGFRFNQQRDTGLIRNSVRYQADGQTVDQWLKVFGINLKTDLVVFAVGSANNNGTAYTNGSQTQDITRGIYWLRYWGADIKHLAILNGDIRSNFTNVTYLSATKDTAPNANGNFSVKQLKVDNTIITLTLEDIIKIAKNNGSASISGLTGTQIIVDARPTNQYDQTVGITNSGANHITTAWNDSGAPAAGVSGTPKKYVLFETRIKGAKTFPWASLLDTSATGYRFKDKVTLAGIFANTGTGGAGYTAGATIVSQCRTNFEAQVNGFVSQNILGYPTVFYDGSLVEWTSLVAEYPDSTEGTSFNKLSLTSPFRTDTADLSYAPGGNINYNSHSSGGTGSPYVTVAQADIDPSSTTTRKAQAEDKAYKY; encoded by the coding sequence ATGAAGGTGATCTATATTGGGCTGGTATGCCTATTTTTGGGGACGTTTGTCTCCTGTGATTCAGGGGGCGGCGATTCTAATTCCGCTCTAGCGGTATTGGCAGGTTTTGGAAATTCCATTCCGGTCAGTTCCGCGGCAGATTTAACGAATGAATCTGCTGCTTCTTATGATGATAACGAATGGGGGCTTGTAACTTCTTCTCGTTTGGAATCTTGGGTAAGCGATTGGCAAAACCAAAAGCCGTCTCATATCAGCGGAAAGCTTGTGATCTTACAAAGTAGCCTTGCGAATAATTTTTCGGGGGATACAAGTGGGAGATCCTACGTTAAGCCTGATAATGCAAACGGAGTGTATGTGTATCATCTGGATGATTTTCAAGCTGGATTCCGTTTCAACCAGCAGAGAGATACAGGACTCATTCGTAACTCAGTACGTTACCAAGCTGACGGCCAAACTGTGGACCAATGGTTGAAAGTATTCGGGATCAATTTGAAAACAGACTTGGTAGTTTTTGCAGTAGGCTCTGCGAACAATAACGGTACCGCTTATACGAATGGAAGCCAAACCCAGGATATTACCAGAGGAATTTATTGGCTTAGATATTGGGGAGCGGATATCAAACATCTCGCGATCCTAAACGGAGATATCAGGAGCAATTTTACGAATGTAACTTATCTTTCTGCGACCAAGGATACAGCTCCGAATGCAAATGGGAACTTCAGCGTAAAACAACTGAAGGTGGATAATACGATTATCACTCTAACCTTAGAAGATATCATTAAGATCGCTAAAAATAATGGAAGCGCTTCTATTAGCGGGCTTACAGGAACTCAGATCATTGTGGATGCAAGACCTACGAATCAATATGACCAAACTGTCGGGATTACGAACTCAGGAGCAAATCATATAACAACCGCTTGGAATGATTCAGGTGCTCCTGCTGCAGGTGTGAGTGGAACTCCGAAGAAGTATGTTTTGTTTGAAACTAGGATCAAAGGAGCAAAAACGTTTCCTTGGGCTTCTTTATTAGATACTTCTGCTACCGGATATAGATTTAAGGATAAGGTAACTCTTGCAGGTATTTTTGCGAATACTGGAACCGGAGGAGCAGGTTATACTGCGGGAGCTACAATCGTTTCCCAGTGTAGGACAAACTTCGAAGCACAGGTGAATGGATTTGTTTCTCAGAATATATTAGGATATCCTACTGTATTCTATGATGGTTCTTTAGTAGAATGGACTTCTCTTGTTGCGGAATATCCTGATTCTACGGAAGGAACTAGTTTTAACAAACTTTCCTTAACTTCTCCTTTCAGAACGGATACTGCGGATTTGAGTTATGCTCCAGGCGGGAACATTAATTATAATTCACATTCTTCCGGTGGGACTGGAAGCCCTTATGTAACCGTGGCTCAGGCGGATATAGATCCTTCTTCCACTACAACACGCAAGGCTCAGGCAGAAGATAAGGCTTATAAGTATTGA
- a CDS encoding FmdB family zinc ribbon protein, producing the protein MPTYDYRCKACGQTFEHFQSMKDDPITTCLLCGKTGEVDRLISNVGGIIFKGSGFYVTDNKSSSKSSESSTGSSGSSSN; encoded by the coding sequence GTGCCTACTTACGATTATAGATGCAAGGCTTGCGGACAAACTTTCGAACATTTTCAATCCATGAAGGACGATCCGATCACGACCTGTCTTCTCTGCGGTAAAACCGGAGAAGTAGACAGATTGATCTCTAACGTAGGAGGGATCATCTTTAAGGGATCCGGATTCTATGTAACGGATAATAAATCCTCATCCAAAAGTTCTGAATCTTCCACCGGATCCTCCGGTTCTTCTTCCAACTAA
- a CDS encoding TolC family protein has translation MKLENGNFWTKTISGKTISVFLVSSLILLSGFSGIFSQENKSGKVLKLTTEETVKRALDSNFKLQNLRYELAKTDSSYLKAESQYSWRLVADGSFRQTVLPLNQNNVFTGTKTSDDTIKGGIEKTIRTTGTYFKLEAGNRRFDSNAFEDKSNPLTASFAGLALPPLYTGFITATVSQDLLKNSFGYKGRNQERILDNQKEMAKSQVSLQISEAIVGSLVDFWDYSVKLQSLKTFRRLKENVSNIRNLTVRKQGLGLSEGFEVNQWNALLAQADSQLETAVVQKDEAKRKLARTLKLENDSDLSEETDLMEEIPEKPDYTKDLDIAYKKRADYLNAVREKEIAELMLKNAKSDQLPSLTLSGSASSQAQTITSPDKNYTDATDGVQSARYKDFNGKVSFSYPLFDKGVAAGRRDSEIGVRQATLKENEVKNEVRDDLRGRIDSLEASYKIYKNSIVTEKETQNYYNGVVRSFQQGRADAVAVKNALDTLVRDQLSLTQAKVNFNIDLMRYYIAKNMLLERFDLDAEKLIPHLE, from the coding sequence ATGAAATTAGAAAATGGGAATTTTTGGACCAAAACAATAAGCGGGAAGACAATCTCTGTCTTTTTGGTTTCGAGCCTCATCCTCCTTTCGGGATTTTCCGGGATATTCTCCCAAGAGAATAAATCCGGAAAGGTCCTGAAGTTAACTACTGAAGAGACAGTTAAAAGAGCTCTTGATAGCAACTTCAAACTACAAAATCTTAGATACGAATTGGCAAAAACCGATTCAAGTTACTTAAAAGCGGAGTCCCAATATTCTTGGAGATTAGTAGCTGACGGAAGTTTCAGACAAACAGTTCTTCCTTTGAACCAGAACAACGTATTTACTGGAACAAAAACTTCCGATGATACGATCAAAGGGGGGATTGAAAAAACGATCCGCACTACCGGAACCTACTTCAAGTTAGAAGCAGGAAACAGACGATTCGACTCGAACGCTTTCGAGGACAAGAGTAACCCTCTTACTGCGAGTTTTGCAGGACTTGCACTTCCTCCACTTTATACTGGATTTATCACTGCCACAGTTTCCCAAGACTTATTAAAAAACTCATTCGGTTATAAGGGAAGAAACCAGGAGAGAATCCTGGACAACCAAAAAGAAATGGCGAAAAGCCAAGTTTCTCTTCAGATCTCGGAAGCGATCGTAGGATCTCTTGTGGATTTCTGGGACTATTCAGTTAAACTACAGTCCTTAAAAACATTCCGCAGATTAAAAGAGAATGTAAGCAATATTAGAAATCTTACTGTTCGTAAACAAGGTTTAGGACTTTCGGAAGGATTCGAAGTTAACCAATGGAATGCTCTACTCGCACAAGCGGATAGCCAATTAGAAACAGCAGTCGTTCAAAAAGACGAAGCAAAAAGAAAATTAGCTCGTACTTTAAAATTAGAAAATGATTCGGATCTTTCAGAAGAAACAGATCTTATGGAAGAAATTCCTGAAAAACCTGATTACACAAAAGACCTGGATATCGCTTATAAAAAAAGAGCGGATTATCTAAACGCAGTCAGAGAAAAAGAGATCGCTGAACTTATGCTGAAAAATGCAAAAAGTGATCAGTTACCTTCTCTAACTCTTTCCGGTTCTGCATCTTCTCAGGCTCAAACAATCACAAGCCCTGATAAAAATTATACGGACGCGACTGACGGTGTTCAATCTGCTCGTTACAAAGACTTCAACGGAAAAGTAAGTTTCTCTTATCCATTATTCGATAAGGGAGTTGCTGCAGGAAGAAGAGACTCCGAGATAGGAGTTCGCCAAGCTACTCTAAAAGAGAACGAAGTTAAGAATGAAGTAAGAGACGATCTAAGAGGAAGGATCGATTCTTTAGAAGCTAGTTATAAAATTTATAAGAACTCCATAGTCACCGAAAAAGAAACCCAAAACTATTATAACGGTGTGGTCCGAAGCTTCCAACAAGGAAGAGCGGATGCAGTCGCAGTTAAAAATGCTTTGGATACTTTGGTGAGAGACCAGCTCAGCCTTACTCAAGCAAAAGTGAATTTTAATATAGATCTAATGAGATACTATATCGCGAAAAACATGCTTTTGGAAAGATTCGATCTGGATGCGGAAAAACTTATTCCGCACTTGGAATAA
- a CDS encoding DoxX family protein: MLETLLATSSDIVPLVLRLTLGIVIFPHGAQKLLGWFGGYGFKGTYGYFTQTAGLPGIIAFLVIIGESFGSVALILGLLTRVSAIGIAIIMLGAALLVHKEHGFFMNWYGAQKGEGYEFQVLAIGLAIALAIVGGGAYSLDLAILSSL, translated from the coding sequence ATGTTAGAAACATTATTAGCAACCAGCAGCGATATCGTCCCACTGGTCTTAAGATTAACGCTCGGGATCGTAATCTTCCCACATGGCGCTCAAAAATTATTGGGTTGGTTCGGCGGTTACGGATTTAAAGGAACCTATGGATATTTTACTCAAACTGCAGGGCTTCCAGGAATCATCGCATTCTTAGTTATTATTGGTGAGTCATTCGGATCCGTGGCATTAATCCTAGGACTACTTACTCGAGTCTCCGCAATCGGTATCGCTATCATTATGCTTGGAGCAGCCCTGCTCGTTCATAAAGAGCATGGATTTTTCATGAACTGGTATGGAGCTCAAAAAGGAGAAGGTTACGAATTCCAAGTATTGGCGATCGGACTTGCAATTGCACTAGCAATCGTAGGTGGAGGAGCTTATTCTTTGGATCTTGCTATCCTTTCCTCACTCTAA